A single genomic interval of Stenotrophomonas sp. ZAC14D1_NAIMI4_1 harbors:
- a CDS encoding PH domain-containing protein has product MDHLDHWQPLPLRAARLAALGGAFGGLFVPGAPLAAAWWFFDLPGGLWGASVGLLAGLAFGAWLGHRRMTRTRWRLDAQGLGLRRDLMWQLETRIPISRVQHLDLRRGPLERRAGLATLIVHTAGTRLSAVTVSGLDEADAERLRDTLAHQLDQDADAL; this is encoded by the coding sequence CGCGCCGCCCGCCTGGCTGCGCTGGGGGGCGCCTTTGGCGGCCTGTTCGTGCCCGGCGCGCCACTGGCCGCCGCCTGGTGGTTCTTCGATCTGCCCGGTGGCCTGTGGGGTGCATCGGTCGGCCTGCTGGCCGGCCTTGCGTTCGGCGCCTGGCTCGGCCACCGGCGAATGACCCGCACACGCTGGCGGCTGGATGCCCAGGGCCTGGGCCTGCGCCGCGACCTGATGTGGCAGCTGGAAACCCGCATTCCCATTTCCCGCGTGCAGCACCTGGACCTGCGCCGTGGGCCACTGGAACGCCGCGCCGGGCTGGCCACGCTGATCGTGCACACGGCCGGTACGCGCCTGAGCGCGGTGACCGTCAGCGGCCTGGACGAGGCCGATGCCGAGCGCCTGCGCGACACCCTCGCGCACCAGCTCGACCAGGACGCCGACGCGCTGTGA